CGGTATTGGCCCTGATTAAACTCAGACCATGTATTCACCCACCACCCGCGTGTTGGCCGTGCTGGAACTCCTGCAGGCCCATGGCCGCCTGAGCGGCCCGGACCTGGCCCAGCGGCTGGCGGTGGACGGGCGCACGCTGCGGCGCTACATCCGCCGACTGGAAGACCTGGGCATTCCCGTGCTGTCCGAGCGTGGGCGCTACGGCTGCTACAGCCTGATGCCCGGCTTCAAGCTGCCGCCCATGGTGTTCACCGACGACGAAGCGCTGGCCATCGCCTTGGGCCTGGTGGCAGCCCGTGGGCTGGCGGTGGCGGGCGCGGCGGTGGAAAGCGCGCAGGCCAAGCTGGAGCGGGTCATGCCTGGCCCCTTGAAGCAGCGCGTGCGGGCCCTGGGCGAAACCGTGGCCCTGGACCGCCAGCCCTCCACCCCCCTGCAAGACAGCCAGACGCTGATGGCTTTCAGTCTGGCCTGCTACCAATGCCAGCAGGTGCATGTGCACTATGGTTCGGCGCAGTTGGAGACCACGCAGCGGGATTTCGACCCCTACGGCCTGGCCTACCGGGGCCACCGGTGGTACGTGGTGGGTTACTGCCATTTGCGCGGTGCGCTGCGCTCTTTGCGGCTGGACCGGGTACAGGCTATCGAGCCGCGTGCGCAGCGCTTTGTGGCCCCGGCCAACTTTGATGCGGTGCGCCATCTGGCGCTGGGCGTGGCCAGCATCCCCCGGGCGGTCCAGATCGAGGTGCTGCTGCACACCGACATGGAGACGGCGCGCAGGGCGCTGTTTGACAGCATCGGCCTGCTCCACCCTGCCGACGGCGGTGTCGTGCTGCACAGCCAGGCCGATGATGTGGACTGGTTCGCCCGCGAACTGGCACGCCTGCCGTTTAGTTTTGAGATCCGCCAGCCAGCGGCCTTGCGCGCCGCCCTGGCAGCATGGGCGCAGCGCTTGCAACAACTAGCGGCGGTGGTGCCGTAGAGCAGGAGAGATGCAGCGCTATGCTACGATTTTTAGCATCAAAATAAATAGCTGCTCACGCCCATTCCATAAGCACAGGCTGCCATTTTCATGCTGAAAAAATGCCCTTGCCGGGCGGCACACTCAGCCCTTTTGGAACTTGAACACCGCCGTGCCTGCCAGCATGTTGGGCAGGAAGCGCACCTCGCGGCCCTCTTGCAGGCCGAAGGCATCGAGGATGTGCAGGTCGTTCTTGCCGGCCAGCACCTCGAAGTCCTTGAAGGTGCCGACGCGGATGTTGGGCGTGTCGTACCACTGGTAGGGCAGGCGCTTGGTGACCGGCATGCGGCCGCGCAGAATGCTCAGGCGGTTGGGCCAGTGGGCAAAGTTGGGAAAGGCCAGCACGCCCATGCGGCCCACGCGCGCAGTTTCGCGCAGCATGACTTCGGCGTTGCGCAGGTGTTGCAGGGTGTCGATCTGCAGCACCACGTCAAACGACGCGTCTTCGAACAGGGCCAGGCCCTCGTCCAGATTCAGCTGCACCACGTTCACGCCGCGCTGCACGCACTTGAGCAGCTTGGCATCGTCGATTTCCACGCCGTAGCCGGTGCAGCCGCGGGTGGCCTGCAAATGGGCCAGCAGCGCGCCGTCGCCGCAGCCCAGGTCGAGCACGCGCGAGCCCACGGGCACCAGGCGGGCAATGGATTCGAGCATCGATTGGGCGCTCATGGCATCACCTCCGCCGCGATGCGGTCAAAGTAGGCGCGTACGGCGGCCATGTAGCGGGCATCGTCGAGCAAAAACGCATCGTGGCCGTGGGGCGCGTCGATTTCGGCGTAGCTCACGGTGTGGTGGTGGTCGAGCAAGGCTTTGGCGATTTCGCGGCTGCGCTGGGGCGAGAAGCGCCAGTCGGTGGTGAAGCTGACCAGCAAAAACTTGGCCTTGACCTGGGCAAACGCCGCGCTCAGGCTGCCGCCGAAATTCCGCGCCGGGTCAAAGTAGTCCAGCGCGCGGGTGATCAGCAGGTAGGTGTTGGCGTCGAAGTATTCGCTGAACTTGTCGCCCTGGTAGCGCAGGTAGCTTTCGATCTGGAACTCGGCGTCCTGCGTGGTGTAGCGGTAGTTGCCATGGATGAGCTGGCGGCCGAACTTGGTGTTCATCACGTCGTCGCTCAGGTAGGTGATGTGGCCAATCATGCGGGCGATGCGCAGGCCGCGCTGGGGCACTACGCCGTGGCGGTAGAAGTGGCCGCCGTGGAAATCGGGGTCGGTGGTGATGGCGCGGCGGGCAACTTCGTTAAATGCGATGTTCTCGGCGGTGAGGTTGGGCGCGCTGGCAATCACCACCGCGTGCCGCACACGCTCTGGAAATTGTAGCGTCCAGCCCAGCGCCTGCATACCGCCCAGGCTACCGCCCATCACGGCGGCGAGGGTCTGGATGCCCAGCTGGTCGAGCAGCCGGGCCTGGGCGTTGACCCAGTCTTCCACGGTGACCACCGGAAAGTCGGCACCGTAGACCTGGCCGGTGTCGGGGTGGATGTGCATTGGCCCGGTGGAGCCAAAGCAGGAGCCCAGGTTGTTCACGCCGATGACGAAGAAGTGGTTGGTGTCCAGCGGCTTGCCGGGGCCGACCATGTTGTCCCACCAGCCTGCCGATTTAGGCTGGCCTTCGTAGGTGCCCGCCACGTGGTGTGAGGCGTTCAGCGCGTGGCAGACCAGCACAGCGTTGGAGCGGTCGGCGTTCAGCGTGCCGTAGGTCTCATAGGCCAGGTCGTAGGCGCGGATGGAGCCGCCGCCTTGCAGGGGCAGCGGGTCGGCAAAGTGGTGGTATTGCGGTGTGGCGATCAAGGGCTTACCCACGCCCTAAACCGGCTTTGTGTCGATAAAACTCTGGCGCTGCATCAGCTTGTCTTGCAGCTTGGCGAGGTTGGGGTGGCGGCTGCGCCAGGGCAGGTCGGGGAAGCGGAAGTCGAGCCAGCCCAACGCGCAGCCCACCGAAATGTCCGACAGGCTGAGGTGGATGCCGCTGCAGTAAGGCTTTTCGGCCAGGCCGCGGGCCATGGCCTTCAGGCTGGCATCGACCTTGCCCATCTGGCGGTCGATCCAGGCCTGGCTACGCTGCTCCACAAAGCGCTCGACCCACACCGACTCCATGCGCGCCAGGATGCCCGCGTCGGACATACCGTCTGCCAGGGCTTCCCAGGTTTTGACCTCGACCCGCTCGCGGCTTTGCGACGGAATGAGCTTGCCCACCGGCGACAAGGTGTCCAGGTACTCCACGATCACCCGCGAATCGAAGATCGCCTCGCCCGCTTCCATCACCAGGCAGGGCACTTTGCCCAGCGGGTTGGATTCGGCGATCACGGTGCCGGGTGCCCACACGTCGTCCAGCACAAACTGGTAGTCGAGCTTTTTTTCGGCCATCACGACGCGCACTTTGCGCACGTAGGGGCTGGTGAGAGATCCGATAAGTTTCATGGGCACGGTGGTTCTGGGGCAAGGATCTGGGGATGCTTCCATTCTAGCGATTCACCCCTGCCAAGAAGGCCCGGTTTGCCAAGGGTGGCGCGCATCCTACAATTCGCAACATGAATCTCTCTACGATCTCGGCCCTGTCGCCACTGGACGGTCGCTATGCCGCCAAACTCGCCCCCCTGCGCCCTTTGATGAGCGAACTGGGCTACATGCAACGCCGCGTCCAGGTGGAAGTGGCCTGGTTCATCGCCCTGAGCGATGCCGGTTTTGCCGAATTCAAGCCGCTTACGCCGGGCGCGCGCACCTATTTGCTGAACCTGGTCACCAAGTTCAGCGAAGCCGATGGCAAGGCCATCAAGGACATTGAAAAAGTCACCAACCACGACGTCAAGGCCGTCGAATACTGGATCAAGTCCAAGTTCGAAGCCCGCCCCGAGCTGGAGCACGCCAGCGAATTCGTCCACTTTGCCTGCACCAGCGAAGACATCAACAACACCAGCCACGCGCTGCAGCTCAAGGGCGCCCGCGACCAGGTCATCCTGCCCGGCCTGGACGCCCTGATCACCAAGCTGCGCACCATGGCCCATGCCTTCGCCGACGTGCCCATGCTCAGCCGCACCCATGGCCAAACCGCCAGCCCCACCACCGTGGGCAAGGAAGTGGCCAACGTGCTGGTGCGCGTGGTCGCCGCCCGTGACAAGATCGCCAAGATCCCGCTGATGGCCAAGATGAACGGCGCCGTGGGCAACTACAACGCCCACCTGTCCGCCTGGCCCGACTTCGACTGGGAGGCCTTCAGCCGCAAAGTCGTCGAAACCCCCGAGCACGGCCCCGACACCGGCATCAACCCCTGGGGCCTGGGCCTGACCTTCCAGCCCTACAGCATCCAGATCGAGCCACACGACTACATGGCCGAGCTGTTCGACGCGATGGCCCGCACCAACACCATCCTGATCGACTGGTCGCGCGACGTGTGGGGCTACGTGAGCCTGGGCTACTTCAAGCAGCGCCTGAAAGACGGCGAAATCGGCTCCAGCACCATGCCGCACAAGGTCAACCCCATCGACTTTGAAAACGCCGAAGGCAACCTCGGCCTGGCCAACGCCCTGCTGCGCCACCTGAGCGAAAAGCTGCCCATCAGCCGCTGGCAGCGCGACCTGACCGACTCCACCGTGCTGCGCAACATGGGCGTGGCCGTGGGTTACGCCGCGCTGGCCTACCAGTCGCTGCTGACCGGGATGAACAAGCTGGAGCTGAACGAAGAAGCCCTGGCCGCCGACCTCGATAGTTCATGGGAAGTGCTGGCCGAGCCGATCCAGACGGTGATGCGCCGCTTTGGCGTGTCGGGGGCGTACGAGCAGCTCAAGGAAGTCACCCGCGGCAAAACGGTCACCGCCGAAGCCCTGCACGGCCTGATCAATTCCCTGGCCATTCCCGATGCCGAAAAGCAGCGCCTGCTGGCCATGACGCCGGGCAGCTACACCGGCATCGCCGCCGACCTGGCCCGTCGCGCGTAATTTTCTCAATGAAATAGCCTGCCTGTGCTTATCTGATAAGCGCAAGCAGCTATAAAAACAATAGTATTCAGGCATGGCCCTCAAATCCACGATCTTCAAGGCCAACCTGCAAATTGCAGACATTGACCACGGCTACTACGCCGACCACGCCCTGACCCTGGCGCGCCACCCCAGCGAAACCGACGAACGCATGATGGTGCGCCTGGTCGCCCTGGCGCTGAACGCCTACAAACTGCAAAGCGAGCTGGGTGGCGATGGCGTGCTGGCCTTTGGCGCGGGCCTGAGCAACCCCGACGACCCCGACCTCAGCCTGCGCGACTACACCGGCCGCACCCGACTGTGGGTGGAAGTGGGCCAGCCCGAAGACAAACCGCTGATCAAAGCCTGCGGCAAGGCCGACCAGGTGCTGCTGTACCCGTTCAGCTCGTCGGCCGACGTGTGGTGGCGCACCATGGAAGCCAAGCTGGCCCGCCCGCAAAACCTGCAGGTCTGGCGCGTGCCCACCGACGCATCCCAGGCCCTGGCCGCCCTGGCCGAACGCAGCATGCAGCTGCAGGCCACGGTGCAGGAAGGCAACCTCACCTTGGGCAGCGAAAAAGGCAGCGTGGATGTGGAGTGCGTCCGCTGGAAGTAATTTGGCGGATCTTTTAGGCCGCTGGCGCTTATTCCATAGGCGCAAGCAGCTACTTAATCAATAGCAGGCATGCGCCCTTCGGCGGCGCGCTCGGCATAGCGGTTGAAGCGCCAGGAATTGCCTTCCAGCGTGATGCGCCGCCAGGTGGCGCGCTTGTCGGCCGGGCCCATGGCGGGCCAGTGCTGGACTTCTTCAAACGTGCGGCCGCAGCCTTTGCAGATGGCATCGCCCTGGAACGTGGAGCAGATGGCGATGCAGGGCGTGTCGGGCGTCGTCTCGTACCAGGTCAGCCAGGCAGCCCACGCCTCGGGGGCGTTTGCGGCCATGGACGCAGCGTCCACCGTGTCTTCGTGGTGGTAGACCATCAGCGCGTACACCTCGGCCAGCGCGCGCAATTCGGCGCACAGGGTGAAGCCGTCGGGGGAGGGCTTTTGGGCACGCCAGTAGTTGATGGCGGCTTCGATGTCGGTGATGTGGAGTCCGGCCATGGCGGGGAAGAATGCGAAAGGAGGCCGATTGTGCTCTAATTGCGTCCCTGAAGGGGAGTAGCTCCCGCCCGCCATCCTGGTGGGCATCCACTGGTCGTCAATACGTTGCCCCGCGCGGGCAACCGGGCAGTGGGGCAGTGGTGAACATGTTTCACCACGCCGAGCAAGACCTTCGATGTCCATCTGCCAAGGTGGGTTTCGAAGCGTGCTTGCTGGCCACCACACCATCTGCATCCCGATTCCCGCCTTTGCTGTTTTTCAACTGCAAAGGAGTGTTTTTCATGGAATTTTTATCCGCCCCCTGGTGGTCTGCCCTGCTGGCGATCATTTTGATCGACCTGGTACTGGCGGGCGACAACGCCATCGTCATCGCCCTGGCGGCGCGCAGCCTGCCGCCGCATCTGCAAAAGAAAGCCATCCTGTGGGGCACGGTGGGTGCCATCGCGGTGCGCTCGGTGATGACCATCGGCGTGGTCTGGCTGCTGAAGATCCCCGGCCTGATGCTGGTGGGGGGCTTGGGCCTGCTGTGGATTGCCTACAAGCTGCTGGCCGACCAGGGCAATGAAGACGGGCACGACGGTCCGGTGGTCAGCACCTTCTGGGGTGCGATGAAGACCATTCTGGTGGCCGACGCGCTGATGGGCGTGGACAACGTGCTGGGCGTGGCCGGTGCCGCGCACGGCGCGTTTGACCTGGTCATCATCGGCCTGCTGGTCAGCGTGCCCATCGTGGTGCTGGGCAGCACGGTGGTGTTGAAGCTGGTGGAGCGCTTCCCGGCCATCATCCAGATCGGCGCTGCGGTGCTGGCCTTTACCGCTGCCAAGATGATCGTGGGCGAACCGGTGCTGGCCAGCGTGTTTGGCCCGGACGCCCCCTGGAGCACTGCCGCCCACTGGGGCTTGTATACGGTGGCCGTGGCCGGTGTGCTGGCAACCGGTAGCTGGGCCGCGCGCCGCAAAGTGTCGGCAGCGTGATGGCGGGGCGGGGGTAGCGTAATCGCGCTATCCTTGCCCGCATGAAACTCATCCTCAAATGGCTGCTCAGCGCAGCCGCATTGCTTCTGGTGGCCCATTTGTACAGTGGGGTGCAGGTGCAGAACTTCACCACCGCGCTCATCGCCGCGCTGGTGATCGGCCTGCTCAACACGGTGCTGCGGCCGGTGCTGGTGCTGCTGACGCTGCCGGTGACCGTGCTCACGCTGGGGCTGTTCTTGTTTGTGGTGAACGCGCTGATGTTCTGGTCTGCCTCGGGCCTGCTGGCGGGCTTCCACGTGACCGGGTTTGCCGCCGCCCTGATCGGCTCGCTGCTGTATTCGGCCGCCGGTATCGTGATCGACGCCGTGGTTTAGTTGTTGGCTTTGTCCAGGGCCTGTTCTTTGAGCAGGGCCTGGATTTGGCGCGTGCGGGTGTCGATGATGGAGGCCTCGATGTCGTCCACCGGTCCGCTGCCCGGCGGCGGCTTGCGCACAAAATCTTGCGCGGCGCGGAAGCGGTCCATGGCCCCGGCATAGTCCAGCCGGGCCACCTGGGCTTCGGCTTCGGCCCGGATGGCGCGCAGCGTCTGGCCCTGGGCGGTGTAGGCACTGGCCAATAGCTGCCAGGCCGTGCCGTCGCGCGGGTGCAGGGCCACCCAGGGTTGCAGGCGGGCCATGGCGTTGGCCGCCTGGCCCATGCGGATACGCACCTGGGAGCCCAGCACCAGCTCGGGTCGGCCCGGGGCTTCTAGCTCCAGCAAGGCGGCGGTGGCGGGCGCGTCACCCGCCGTCCATTCGATTTCGGCGGCCAGCAGGCGGCTGGTGCGGGCCAGTGCCGGGTCGGTACCTGTGAGGGCCTGCAGCCGCGCCACCAAGGTGCGGGCCATGGGAACGTCGCGCTGCTGCAGCGCCGCCAGCGTGCCGGCGTACAGCACGCCGACACTGCGCACGTCCAGGGCCGGGCCGCTGGGGTGTACGGCCCGGGCCTCGGCCACCCAGGCGCGCAGCATGTCCACGCCGGGGTTGCCCAGCACGCGGGCCCGGGCGGCCATCATGGCGTGCAGGGCATTGGGCGGGGCGTGCACAGGGCGCGCGTCCAGCGCCTGGCGCGACTGCATGTCGGCAATCCGCTCGGTGGTCAGCGGGTGGGTGCGCAGGTAGGGCAGCGAGCCGTTGTCGCCGATGCGGGAGGCCTGCTGCAGTTTTTCGAACATGCTGACGAAGCCGATGGGGTCATAGCCCGCCTGGGTCATCACGCCGTAGCCGATGCGGTCGGCCTCGCGCTCCATGTCGCGCGAGAAGTTGAGCTGGTTTTGCACCGCCGCCGCCTGCCCGCCGACGACCATGGCGTTGGCCGCGTCCGGGTTCTTGCTGGCGGCCAGTGCGCCCAGAATCATGGCCCCGATCATCCAGGGCATGGCCTTGCTTTGCGATTCCATCATCCGCGAAATATGCCGCTGGGTAACGTGGCTGAGCTCGTGGCCCAGCACCGAGGCCAGCTCGTCCGGGCTGGTGACCACGCCCACCAGGCCCAGGTGCAGGCCCAGGTAGCCGCCGGGCAGGGCGAAGGCGTTGATGGTGCGGTCGGCCCCCATCAGCACCTCCCAGGCAAAGCGCTGGTCGAGCTCATCGGTGAGCTCACCGCGCTGGCGGGCGGCGGCCAGCAGCGGCTGCCAGATGCTTTGCACGTATTCGACCAGCACCGGGTCGTCCACGTAGTCGGGGTCGCGGTAGATTTCACGGGCGATGCGTTCGCCCAGGCGGCGCTCGGCGCTGGTGGTCATGCTGCTGCCGTCGCCCAGCTGGGGCAGTTGCGACGGTTGAGCCGTGGCCGGGATGCCTGCGCTGAATGCTATTAAAATTAGAGCTGCTGTCGCTGATGCTATAAGCGATAGGCCCTGTTTTTTTATAAATTTTTGCTGCAATTGGGTTCCCATGGCATGGCGCTGTGGAGGGGAGGGTGTCCGTATGATGCGGCTCCACCATAAACGTTCTGTAAATAGGATTGTGACCCGCATGTCCACCCTGACCCATTTTGACGCGCACGGCCAAGCCCACATGGTCGATGTGGCGGCCAAGGCCCACACCCACCGCACGGCGGTCGCCACCGGCCGCATCGAGATGCTGCCCGCCACCCTGGCGCTGATCGAGAGTGGCACCGCCAAAAAAGGCGATGTGCTGGGCATTGCCCGCATTGCCGGTATCCAGGCCGCCAAGAAGACCAGCGACCTGGTGCCCCTGTGCCACCCACTGGCGCTGACCCGGGTGGCGCTGGACTTTGCGGTGGTGTCCGAGCCTGCCGCCGTGGTGTGCACCGCCACCGTAGAAACCGTGGGCCCCACCGGCGTAGAGATGGAAGCCCTGTGCGCCGTCCAGGTCGCCTTGCTGACCATTTACGACATGTGCAAGGCAGTCGACCGGGGCATGGCCATCACTGGCGTGCGGGTGGTGGAGAAGCACGGCGGCAAGTCGGGCAGTTTTGTGGCGCAGGTACCGTCCCGGTAGCCCTCTTTGGATGGCCCACTGTCTGGTATTCTGTTACGACTTTCTACCGCCAGAGGCTCCCTGTGAAGCACGTCAACCGGCAAGAACTCATCGCGCGGCTTGTCGCCATCTGTGATCCCGCCAACCCGGCTGCTCCTCTGAGCGCCGAAGGCCGACAGCAGGCGATTACCGAAGCCATTGACGACGCCACCCAGCACGCCACCGACAGCGAAACCCGCCGGGTGACGATTTTGCTGTCCGACCTGCGCGGCTTTACCGCGATTGCCGAGAAGTTCTCGGCCATGGAGATGGTGGCTGCGCTGAACCGCTACCTGTCGCGCATGACCGAAATCATCCTGCGCCACGGTGGCAGCATCGACAAATTCATGGGCGACGCGATCATGGTGTTGTTTGGGGCACCCCACGCCCTGCCCAACAGCATCGAGTCCGCGCTGGCCTGCGCCATCGAAATGCAGCTGGCCATGGACGAGATCAATTCTGAAAACAAGCTGCATGGCATGGCCGCGCTGTACATGGGCATTGGCATTAACACCGGCGACGTGGTGGTGGGCCACCTGGGCTCGCGGCTGCACAGCGAGTACACCGTGATTGGCGACCAGGTGAACCTGGCCTCGCGGGTGGAGGCGCACAGCCTGCGCGGGCAGATTCTGCTCAGCGAGAGCACCTACCAGCAGGCCCGGGACTTCATCGACATTGGCGACATCAACGAGGTGCAGGTCAAAGGTAAAAAGGGCTGCGTGCGCATGGTCGAGCTGCTGGCGCTACGCGGCAGCCACCCGCTGATAGCGCCCAAGCGCGAGGTGCGCAACAGCCCCCGGGTCGAGGTGGACCTGCCGCTGGTTTTCCAGATACTGCAAGGCAAATCCGTCCTGCCGCAGGAGCATGTCGGCCAGATAGTGGACATGGGCTACGGCGGCATGTTCGTCGTCAGCCCGGTGGCGCTGGCCCCGTTTGACGATATCAAGATCACCCTCTCTTTGTCCCTGATGGGCCGCGAACTGACCGAAATTTACGCCAAGGTGCTGCGCGTGACCGAGGTCCACGGCGAATACAAATGCCCGGTGGAGTTCACCTCTATCGAGACCAAGGCCGCGCAGACCATCAAGGAGTTTGTCGACGGCATTGTGGAGTTCAACCAGCACTGACTTGCATGGACCAGGATGCAGATCCCGAGCACTGAACGTTATTGCACGTTATCCCGGCGGCGGGAAGCCACCCAGTCGGCAAAGGCTTCGGGA
This sequence is a window from Rhodoferax sp. WC2427. Protein-coding genes within it:
- a CDS encoding helix-turn-helix transcriptional regulator, with product MYSPTTRVLAVLELLQAHGRLSGPDLAQRLAVDGRTLRRYIRRLEDLGIPVLSERGRYGCYSLMPGFKLPPMVFTDDEALAIALGLVAARGLAVAGAAVESAQAKLERVMPGPLKQRVRALGETVALDRQPSTPLQDSQTLMAFSLACYQCQQVHVHYGSAQLETTQRDFDPYGLAYRGHRWYVVGYCHLRGALRSLRLDRVQAIEPRAQRFVAPANFDAVRHLALGVASIPRAVQIEVLLHTDMETARRALFDSIGLLHPADGGVVLHSQADDVDWFARELARLPFSFEIRQPAALRAALAAWAQRLQQLAAVVP
- the metW gene encoding methionine biosynthesis protein MetW; translation: MSAQSMLESIARLVPVGSRVLDLGCGDGALLAHLQATRGCTGYGVEIDDAKLLKCVQRGVNVVQLNLDEGLALFEDASFDVVLQIDTLQHLRNAEVMLRETARVGRMGVLAFPNFAHWPNRLSILRGRMPVTKRLPYQWYDTPNIRVGTFKDFEVLAGKNDLHILDAFGLQEGREVRFLPNMLAGTAVFKFQKG
- a CDS encoding homoserine O-acetyltransferase encodes the protein MGKPLIATPQYHHFADPLPLQGGGSIRAYDLAYETYGTLNADRSNAVLVCHALNASHHVAGTYEGQPKSAGWWDNMVGPGKPLDTNHFFVIGVNNLGSCFGSTGPMHIHPDTGQVYGADFPVVTVEDWVNAQARLLDQLGIQTLAAVMGGSLGGMQALGWTLQFPERVRHAVVIASAPNLTAENIAFNEVARRAITTDPDFHGGHFYRHGVVPQRGLRIARMIGHITYLSDDVMNTKFGRQLIHGNYRYTTQDAEFQIESYLRYQGDKFSEYFDANTYLLITRALDYFDPARNFGGSLSAAFAQVKAKFLLVSFTTDWRFSPQRSREIAKALLDHHHTVSYAEIDAPHGHDAFLLDDARYMAAVRAYFDRIAAEVMP
- a CDS encoding glutathione S-transferase N-terminal domain-containing protein, coding for MKLIGSLTSPYVRKVRVVMAEKKLDYQFVLDDVWAPGTVIAESNPLGKVPCLVMEAGEAIFDSRVIVEYLDTLSPVGKLIPSQSRERVEVKTWEALADGMSDAGILARMESVWVERFVEQRSQAWIDRQMGKVDASLKAMARGLAEKPYCSGIHLSLSDISVGCALGWLDFRFPDLPWRSRHPNLAKLQDKLMQRQSFIDTKPV
- the purB gene encoding adenylosuccinate lyase → MNLSTISALSPLDGRYAAKLAPLRPLMSELGYMQRRVQVEVAWFIALSDAGFAEFKPLTPGARTYLLNLVTKFSEADGKAIKDIEKVTNHDVKAVEYWIKSKFEARPELEHASEFVHFACTSEDINNTSHALQLKGARDQVILPGLDALITKLRTMAHAFADVPMLSRTHGQTASPTTVGKEVANVLVRVVAARDKIAKIPLMAKMNGAVGNYNAHLSAWPDFDWEAFSRKVVETPEHGPDTGINPWGLGLTFQPYSIQIEPHDYMAELFDAMARTNTILIDWSRDVWGYVSLGYFKQRLKDGEIGSSTMPHKVNPIDFENAEGNLGLANALLRHLSEKLPISRWQRDLTDSTVLRNMGVAVGYAALAYQSLLTGMNKLELNEEALAADLDSSWEVLAEPIQTVMRRFGVSGAYEQLKEVTRGKTVTAEALHGLINSLAIPDAEKQRLLAMTPGSYTGIAADLARRA
- a CDS encoding YaeQ family protein, yielding MALKSTIFKANLQIADIDHGYYADHALTLARHPSETDERMMVRLVALALNAYKLQSELGGDGVLAFGAGLSNPDDPDLSLRDYTGRTRLWVEVGQPEDKPLIKACGKADQVLLYPFSSSADVWWRTMEAKLARPQNLQVWRVPTDASQALAALAERSMQLQATVQEGNLTLGSEKGSVDVECVRWK
- a CDS encoding DUF3717 domain-containing protein; the protein is MAGLHITDIEAAINYWRAQKPSPDGFTLCAELRALAEVYALMVYHHEDTVDAASMAANAPEAWAAWLTWYETTPDTPCIAICSTFQGDAICKGCGRTFEEVQHWPAMGPADKRATWRRITLEGNSWRFNRYAERAAEGRMPAID
- a CDS encoding TerC family protein, which produces MEFLSAPWWSALLAIILIDLVLAGDNAIVIALAARSLPPHLQKKAILWGTVGAIAVRSVMTIGVVWLLKIPGLMLVGGLGLLWIAYKLLADQGNEDGHDGPVVSTFWGAMKTILVADALMGVDNVLGVAGAAHGAFDLVIIGLLVSVPIVVLGSTVVLKLVERFPAIIQIGAAVLAFTAAKMIVGEPVLASVFGPDAPWSTAAHWGLYTVAVAGVLATGSWAARRKVSAA
- a CDS encoding phage holin family protein; the protein is MKLILKWLLSAAALLLVAHLYSGVQVQNFTTALIAALVIGLLNTVLRPVLVLLTLPVTVLTLGLFLFVVNALMFWSASGLLAGFHVTGFAAALIGSLLYSAAGIVIDAVV
- a CDS encoding M48 family metalloprotease, with protein sequence MTTSAERRLGERIAREIYRDPDYVDDPVLVEYVQSIWQPLLAAARQRGELTDELDQRFAWEVLMGADRTINAFALPGGYLGLHLGLVGVVTSPDELASVLGHELSHVTQRHISRMMESQSKAMPWMIGAMILGALAASKNPDAANAMVVGGQAAAVQNQLNFSRDMEREADRIGYGVMTQAGYDPIGFVSMFEKLQQASRIGDNGSLPYLRTHPLTTERIADMQSRQALDARPVHAPPNALHAMMAARARVLGNPGVDMLRAWVAEARAVHPSGPALDVRSVGVLYAGTLAALQQRDVPMARTLVARLQALTGTDPALARTSRLLAAEIEWTAGDAPATAALLELEAPGRPELVLGSQVRIRMGQAANAMARLQPWVALHPRDGTAWQLLASAYTAQGQTLRAIRAEAEAQVARLDYAGAMDRFRAAQDFVRKPPPGSGPVDDIEASIIDTRTRQIQALLKEQALDKANN
- the moaC gene encoding cyclic pyranopterin monophosphate synthase MoaC; this translates as MSTLTHFDAHGQAHMVDVAAKAHTHRTAVATGRIEMLPATLALIESGTAKKGDVLGIARIAGIQAAKKTSDLVPLCHPLALTRVALDFAVVSEPAAVVCTATVETVGPTGVEMEALCAVQVALLTIYDMCKAVDRGMAITGVRVVEKHGGKSGSFVAQVPSR
- a CDS encoding adenylate/guanylate cyclase domain-containing protein, coding for MKHVNRQELIARLVAICDPANPAAPLSAEGRQQAITEAIDDATQHATDSETRRVTILLSDLRGFTAIAEKFSAMEMVAALNRYLSRMTEIILRHGGSIDKFMGDAIMVLFGAPHALPNSIESALACAIEMQLAMDEINSENKLHGMAALYMGIGINTGDVVVGHLGSRLHSEYTVIGDQVNLASRVEAHSLRGQILLSESTYQQARDFIDIGDINEVQVKGKKGCVRMVELLALRGSHPLIAPKREVRNSPRVEVDLPLVFQILQGKSVLPQEHVGQIVDMGYGGMFVVSPVALAPFDDIKITLSLSLMGRELTEIYAKVLRVTEVHGEYKCPVEFTSIETKAAQTIKEFVDGIVEFNQH